From the genome of Ictalurus furcatus strain D&B chromosome 4, Billie_1.0, whole genome shotgun sequence, one region includes:
- the LOC128606793 gene encoding uncharacterized protein LOC128606793: MKTELMQRMKKTFKHRQELVHNPERSADILNIFPRFLDVKGLVNQDFALLFNAETSNKLFERWKTAFKHKIINEAKSLTSTGEIQCLLGAAGGQGSENDWDSDISSVLLLLHLLPPSSGTKRTKISPMEAVDRLVHFHKTSTSIEGHLISREGRQPYLLALGRIKGRTDTFYVVVDKHFIPCAGTSSLSAIDGLFKVHYVFNLSLSTSLPSCRLQSTTLMLVLPVSLPDYRNCVQSF; this comes from the exons ATGAAGACTGAACTTATGCAAAGGATGAAGAAAACTTTTAAGCACAGACAAGAACTGGTACACAACCCTGAAAGATCAGCTGACATCCTTAATATCTTTCCAAGATTTTTGGATGTGAAAGGATTG gtaAATCAGGACTTTGCTCTGCTGTTCAATGCTGAAACATCCAACAAGTTGTTTGAGAGGTGGAAGACCGCATTCAAGCACAAGATCATCAATGAAGCCAAGTCTCTTACTTCAACAGGAGAAATTCAGTGTCTTCTCGGTGCAGCTGGGGGACAAGGATCTGAAAACG ATTGGGACAGTGACATTTCATCTGTCCTGCTACTATTGCATCTCCTGCCACCTTCTTCAGGGACAAAGAGGACTAAGATCAGTCCAATGGAGGCTGTTGATAGGCTTGTGCATTTCCATAAG ACATCAACCAGTATTGAAGGCCATCTCATTTCCAGGGAAGGCCGGCAGCCATATCTACTGGCATTAGGAAGGATCAAGGGCAGGACTGACACATTCTACGTGGTTGTGGATAAGCACTTCATCCCTTGCGCAGGAACCAGTTCCTTGAGTGCTATAGATGGACTCTTCAAAGTCCACTATGTGTTCAACCTATCCTTGTCAACATCTTTACCTTCCTGCAGACTACAATCTACAACATTGATGTTGGTCTTACCAGTGAGTCTCCCAGACTATAGGAATTGTGTGCAAAGCTTTTGA